TCTAAAGGTATGGCAGTATTGCTGATAGAAAAGGACAGGATAGTAGAAAGACACATTAAACAGTTTTAATTTAGTGCATTACGCGAAGTTTTATTACTTTAATCGTGTTACTTAACATTTTGATGTTCTTTTATGCTGCAGTTCTGCTGGCTTTAGTTTTTGCTCACACTGAAAAGTACCCAGATGAGCCACCACATCTGCACGTGAAAAGGTTGGTAAACATACATATAAAGACGACCCTGTAATATATTGTCTCTTGTTCGTGTTTCAAAGTCAAAACACCCTATTGTTGCTGATTATGGTCTATTGAAATAccattcactatttacatcagcCATGTATATTTGGTCAAGATACCTTTAGGATCTCGGGCACGTCGTTGTGGTTATTCTTGCATATTGTGCTAATGCCTTGGTAAAATGACGGACAAATGGTTTTATTGGTTACTTTGCTTGATTATATTTTGTTGGCGGCTACCTTTTTGTTGGGCCAAATCCCAAATTGACATATTTTGTTGGCGGCTACCTTTTTGTTGGGACAAATCCCAAATTGACCTGATGTCCACATAATTATCCACCCCTTACTGAAAATATCATACTCACTCCCCTACTAGCAAACTATAGGAGATTTTTTTCATGCAAGTTATGgattcttttcctttctttttttaagTTCTGTAAGTATTATCTGAACATCCAGTTAGTCATCAATTGTATATCTCTACCCAATTGCTCAACTTGTATGGTAAATTATACGGTCTACCCGATATACCCATGTTCAACATACTAAATATTCTCAAGTACTTCTCAGTCGTGACCCCCATCTTGGCTATCCTTGTTGTATTTACTTTTTTGGATTCTTATTATCCCCCCTACCTAGATTGGTTCAAGCAACTAAGCTATTCTGGGTTTATTTTGTGCAGTTTAAAAGGAATATCGTTAGAGCATCTCCATGCGTTTAAACAAAAGCTTGAGGAGGAGGTAAATCCGTGTATTTTCTAAAGCTAATCCTTACTAAAATTATACTGTAAagaaacagatgttctcaatgcCCTTAATTGTTTCTCATTGAACTTCTGACCTTCATGGTTTACTTGATGAACCTGAAGCCTAGAACCATTTTAGTCATCAATTGTATATCTCTACCCAATTGTTTCATGTGCTTCTTAGTAAAACTATAGTTGACATGAATGTTCCAACTATTTAAAATACTTCAACCGAAATAAATATATTTGCATCATTAGTCTTTTGCTGTGTTCATATTCTATCAAAAACAACTGTTGTTAAAAATGTTTGACCCACTTTTGTGTTATTTAGGCATCCGAAAATCTTGGCATGGCCATGAATCTGAACTGTTGTGTGTCACATACCAAATAGTAGCTCTATATAGGGTGTGGATATTCTTGCTATTTCATTTCTGGATGATCTACAATGTTGAGAGCCTGTGACCTCTCTGTATGTTCAGTTTTTATGCTtgtaaatttcataaattttgtaGCCTTTCTTATAGATTTTCTGGTTTGTTTCATGTAGTATGGGTTGGGTACTATGAACTAAAAGCGAGGGATTATGAAGATCGTGATGAAGAATTCGTGCCAATTAGTGTTTGGAAAGTATCTGCAAGCTTTGAGTAGGTTACTATGTAGTGTATGAGCTGAACTTATAAGGTAAAAATGATTGGGACTTAATGTATTCCTTTAGAGTCTGATACTTCACAAAATATAATTTGGTACTTAGAGAATTTGAGTTCCTTTttgatatgaattgattgaacttgatgttatgaatgtattgatggaagaaactATTGTTGAGTGTGGACGATGGATAATGTAAAGTGTATGCAGTTGGAATTCCGGCGTTCTTTCAGGATGACAATGAATCaatattgacctggtcaaaattggttGTTATTGACTGGTTTTGACTAGGTCAAGGTTGACTGGcagtattttttttgttgttacgaAAAAGTTCATAACGGCTCTTGGCAGTTTCAACtttccacgtagtaacggctgaGAGACGTTACTAATTtaccacgtagtaacggctcatGCCTGTTACGACcgtgctgttacaaagaaaagtCGTACGGCGCTCAGGTGTCACTACGTGGCATTTCGTAAAGGTCCTCAGCTGTTACTAACGCCGTTACAaccaaaattcgtaacggctataTTGCCATTACGAAAAAAATGTAACACCCACTTTTGAAACAGGCGAAGGCCGTCCAAC
The nucleotide sequence above comes from Papaver somniferum cultivar HN1 chromosome 8, ASM357369v1, whole genome shotgun sequence. Encoded proteins:
- the LOC113301214 gene encoding RWD domain-containing protein 1-like isoform X1; this encodes MEFESLQAILMDEFEEIDASDSGLNTSNRCFQITISPQEEDDEETSKVLLALVFAHTEKYPDEPPHLHVKSLKGISLEHLHAFKQKLEEEASENLGMAMNLNCCVSHTK
- the LOC113301214 gene encoding uncharacterized protein LOC113301214 isoform X2, which encodes MEFESLQAILMDEFEEIDASDSGLNTSNRCFQITISPQEEDDEETSKVLLALVFAHTEKYPDEPPHLHVKSLKGISLEHLHAFKQKLEEEYGLGTMN